The following are encoded in a window of Tessaracoccus flavescens genomic DNA:
- a CDS encoding PAS domain-containing protein has translation MDAIDDAVVILDDRGTVLAMNTAFAELTGFSLDSGPHVPPYPW, from the coding sequence ATGGATGCCATCGATGACGCCGTGGTCATTCTCGATGATCGGGGAACGGTGCTGGCCATGAACACCGCGTTCGCCGAGCTCACCGGCTTCAGTCTCGACAGCGGCCCCCATGTGCCGCCCTACCCCTGGTGA
- a CDS encoding ANTAR domain-containing protein — MVTHLRILRDISTGQSAHGRRAAAAEVSRDFATAQDMGDLISLAEHGFGLLFDGECTIRLSDGTDLHWFNALDVVEPSGLSAAVLHGLDGRVSADSASLRPGILLIPPPSDIEARAWVQFPRPRRISVEEMIAADVMAAAFAAGLQRMSAAHEAAGREADLRRAVESHRQIGQATGILVERHRFSTVEAFNELRRASQDRNVKLRDLAARIIETGLEPGEA; from the coding sequence GTGGTCACGCATCTGCGGATCCTGCGCGACATCTCCACCGGACAATCGGCCCATGGTCGGCGTGCAGCCGCTGCCGAGGTCAGTCGAGATTTCGCCACGGCGCAGGACATGGGCGATCTGATCAGCCTCGCAGAGCACGGCTTTGGCCTCCTGTTCGACGGTGAATGCACCATCCGTCTCAGTGACGGCACCGACCTGCACTGGTTCAACGCGCTCGATGTCGTCGAGCCCTCGGGGCTGTCCGCTGCGGTCCTCCACGGTCTCGACGGCAGGGTCAGCGCCGACTCCGCCAGCCTGCGCCCCGGCATCCTGCTCATCCCACCGCCTTCCGATATCGAGGCGAGGGCCTGGGTGCAGTTTCCGCGCCCACGGAGGATCAGCGTTGAGGAGATGATCGCCGCGGACGTGATGGCGGCTGCCTTCGCTGCGGGGCTTCAGCGGATGTCGGCTGCCCATGAGGCGGCGGGCAGGGAGGCCGACCTGAGACGCGCCGTCGAGAGCCACCGTCAGATCGGCCAGGCGACGGGGATCCTCGTCGAGCGGCATCGGTTCTCGACAGTTGAGGCATTCAACGAGCTTCGCCGAGCGAGCCAGGACCGCAACGTGAAGCTGCGCGATCTCGCGGCCAGGATCATCGAGACGGGTCTCGAACCGGGTGAGGCGTGA
- a CDS encoding sigma-70 family RNA polymerase sigma factor, with translation MPRAQTAATPHQARESRTHTLFQELLVTRAQSERELLTREIAQLNLPLCTAVASRFFGRGNDRDDLIQVARVGLLLVIRRYRPGRGPAFASFAVPTISGELKRHFRDQCWIVRPPRSIQELHPRVVDSRRVLEQELGHPPTLAEIARHLGVEVGRVTACMGAPTGFHPISLDSATHPDSSVRLIETLPAEDVVDHLIDRIWLDRAVQSLPAQDRLLIRLRFVESLSQTQIASRLGVSQMQVSRQLRRVLRLLRSRLHEPEGQAA, from the coding sequence ATGCCACGTGCCCAAACCGCAGCAACCCCACATCAAGCGCGAGAGAGCCGCACGCACACCCTGTTCCAGGAGCTCCTGGTAACCAGGGCGCAGAGCGAACGCGAACTCCTCACCCGGGAGATCGCCCAGCTCAACCTTCCGCTCTGCACCGCCGTCGCAAGCCGATTCTTCGGCCGCGGTAATGACCGTGATGACCTCATTCAGGTCGCCAGGGTCGGGCTACTGCTGGTGATCCGGCGGTACCGCCCCGGAAGGGGCCCAGCCTTCGCATCCTTCGCAGTGCCCACGATATCCGGCGAGCTCAAGCGCCATTTCCGGGACCAGTGCTGGATCGTCCGCCCACCCCGCTCGATCCAGGAGCTGCATCCCCGGGTGGTCGATTCCCGCAGGGTGCTGGAGCAGGAGCTGGGGCATCCTCCTACGCTCGCCGAGATTGCCCGCCACCTCGGAGTGGAAGTGGGGCGGGTGACGGCGTGCATGGGCGCGCCCACCGGCTTCCACCCCATCTCGCTGGATAGTGCGACGCATCCCGACTCCTCTGTGCGTCTCATCGAGACCCTCCCGGCTGAAGACGTCGTCGATCACCTCATCGACCGGATCTGGCTCGATCGTGCGGTGCAGAGCCTGCCGGCTCAGGACCGTCTGCTGATCCGGCTGCGGTTCGTTGAGTCCCTCTCCCAGACCCAGATAGCCTCACGTCTGGGAGTCTCGCAGATGCAGGTCTCACGGCAGCTGCGTCGAGTCCTCAGGCTGCTCCGGTCACGGCTCCATGAGCCTGAGGGGCAGGCAGCGTAG
- a CDS encoding SDR family oxidoreductase yields the protein MNNFTVNLAAELGPRGIRVNAVAPGPIWTPLQPATREPSTIPGFGEDTPLGRPGQPAELAGAFVFLASDLEASYVSGTVLGVTGGRPVF from the coding sequence ATCAACAACTTCACGGTCAACCTCGCCGCCGAGCTCGGGCCACGTGGAATCCGGGTGAACGCGGTTGCCCCCGGCCCCATCTGGACACCGCTACAACCAGCCACCCGCGAACCATCAACCATCCCGGGTTTCGGTGAGGACACGCCGCTGGGCCGGCCGGGCCAGCCCGCGGAGTTGGCCGGAGCCTTCGTGTTCCTCGCCTCCGACCTCGAAGCGTCCTACGTCTCTGGCACTGTCCTTGGCGTCACGGGCGGTAGGCCGGTGTTCTGA
- a CDS encoding SDR family oxidoreductase: MHQWARRENGLEDLTTDEMDRVFKTNLYALFWVTQQALGAMGEGSSIINVSSIQAYDPSVPLIDSQPPRRRSTTSRSTSPPSSGHVESG; this comes from the coding sequence ATGCATCAATGGGCCAGGCGAGAGAACGGGCTCGAGGATCTGACCACCGACGAGATGGACCGGGTCTTCAAGACCAACCTCTACGCCCTGTTCTGGGTCACCCAGCAGGCGCTTGGCGCCATGGGCGAGGGATCCAGCATCATCAACGTCAGCTCGATCCAGGCCTACGACCCTTCGGTCCCGCTGATCGACTCGCAGCCACCAAGGCGGCGATCAACAACTTCACGGTCAACCTCGCCGCCGAGCTCGGGCCACGTGGAATCCGGGTGA
- a CDS encoding MerR family transcriptional regulator: protein MESRSGDELLRIGVFSNLSRISVRMLRHYQDNGILEPDSVDPYTGHRYYRAEQLVTAHWVVAMRDAGLPVADIAQALIHRDNPERLRELLTHQRRRIAAERERVVNLENAFDRINTYLQESPMDINVRTETLSAHTVAAIRRIIPTYSDEGALWSELSNLLPVSTAVPSPHGLGGATFYDAEFREADVDVEVWLQVEAPFVAVAPLACQVPAVDVVMATLKGGYEGLPEVTAAIGAYIAANGLETGTMSNIYRVSPAQNPDPATWVTEVCFPIHS, encoded by the coding sequence ATGGAGAGTCGAAGTGGAGACGAGCTGCTGCGGATCGGGGTCTTCTCAAACCTGAGCAGGATCAGCGTGAGGATGCTGAGGCATTATCAGGACAACGGGATCCTCGAACCCGACTCGGTCGACCCGTACACAGGTCACCGCTACTACCGGGCGGAGCAGCTTGTCACCGCCCACTGGGTGGTGGCGATGAGGGATGCGGGCCTTCCGGTGGCAGACATCGCTCAGGCACTGATCCACCGCGACAATCCTGAACGCCTCAGAGAGCTGTTGACCCACCAGCGAAGGCGGATCGCCGCCGAACGCGAACGGGTCGTCAACTTGGAGAACGCGTTCGACCGCATCAACACCTATCTTCAGGAGTCCCCGATGGACATCAACGTCCGCACCGAAACCCTATCCGCACACACCGTTGCCGCCATCCGTCGCATCATCCCCACCTATTCCGACGAGGGAGCGTTGTGGTCCGAGCTCTCGAACCTGCTGCCGGTCAGCACCGCTGTACCATCGCCTCATGGCCTGGGCGGGGCCACGTTCTACGACGCGGAGTTCCGCGAGGCTGACGTCGATGTGGAGGTGTGGCTCCAGGTCGAGGCCCCCTTTGTCGCCGTCGCGCCGCTCGCGTGTCAGGTGCCCGCGGTCGATGTGGTGATGGCCACCCTCAAGGGCGGCTACGAAGGCTTGCCCGAGGTCACCGCTGCCATCGGCGCCTACATCGCGGCCAACGGGCTGGAGACGGGAACGATGTCCAACATCTACCGCGTAAGCCCGGCGCAGAATCCGGACCCCGCCACCTGGGTGACCGAGGTGTGCTTCCCGATCCACAGCTGA
- a CDS encoding flotillin family protein, with product MPTLSPIAIAIIGLVVLLLLVGLLIASRYKVAKPSEAFIITGRKGKEVRNPETGLVSTDLSGQKVVMGGGVFVVPFIQRLHVLDLSSRRIMVTIRNAVSGQGIKLNVDGVAIVKVGGNEDSIRAAAQRFLSQQDEIETFTQETLAGSLRSIVGSLTVEQIIRDRAAFAQRVTDESESSLTGQGLVLDTFQIQDITDDGSYLSDLGRPESAKLGRMAAVAEAEARREAEQATIAAEQQIAISQRELVLKQAEIQSETDAARATAAAAGPLAQADRDQAILQEQEKVAVAQAALKERQLDTEVRRPADAERYRVETAAEAQRNAAIFEAEARKAASIANAEADAEKARLTGVGEKSRRSALAEAEAIEGAKRGEAEKARRIAEAEAVRAEGEAKAAAVLAVGQAEAEAMDKRAEAFAHYNDAAVLQMLIEVLPEMAGRIAAPMSSIDKLTVISSDGASTLPRQVNDNVLQTIQLLKDTTGFDLSNLIDRFSGAKKDDQESDVVKGDLA from the coding sequence ATGCCAACACTGAGTCCCATCGCGATCGCCATCATCGGGTTGGTGGTCCTCCTCCTGCTCGTGGGTCTGCTGATCGCGAGCCGCTACAAGGTCGCCAAGCCAAGCGAGGCGTTCATCATCACCGGCCGTAAGGGCAAGGAGGTGCGCAACCCGGAGACGGGTCTCGTCTCCACCGACCTCAGCGGCCAGAAGGTCGTGATGGGCGGCGGCGTGTTCGTCGTCCCGTTCATCCAGCGCCTGCACGTGCTCGACCTGTCGTCGCGCCGCATCATGGTCACCATCCGCAACGCCGTGTCCGGCCAGGGCATCAAGCTCAACGTCGACGGCGTCGCCATCGTCAAGGTCGGCGGCAACGAGGACTCGATCCGCGCGGCCGCGCAACGCTTCCTCTCCCAGCAGGACGAGATCGAGACGTTCACCCAGGAGACCCTGGCGGGCTCGCTGCGTTCGATCGTCGGCTCGCTGACGGTCGAGCAGATCATCCGTGACCGCGCCGCCTTCGCGCAGCGGGTCACCGACGAGTCGGAGTCGTCATTGACAGGCCAGGGCCTTGTACTGGACACCTTCCAGATCCAGGACATCACCGACGACGGCTCCTACCTGAGCGACCTCGGTCGGCCGGAGTCGGCCAAGCTCGGCCGCATGGCAGCGGTTGCAGAGGCCGAGGCCCGCCGTGAGGCCGAGCAGGCGACGATCGCCGCCGAGCAGCAGATCGCCATCTCGCAGCGCGAGTTGGTGCTGAAGCAGGCAGAGATCCAGTCGGAGACCGACGCAGCCCGCGCCACGGCCGCGGCCGCAGGGCCCCTCGCCCAGGCTGATCGGGACCAGGCCATCCTGCAGGAGCAAGAGAAGGTTGCCGTCGCGCAGGCCGCCCTGAAGGAGCGCCAGCTCGACACCGAGGTGCGTCGACCGGCAGACGCCGAGCGGTACCGGGTGGAGACGGCAGCAGAGGCTCAGCGCAACGCTGCCATCTTCGAGGCCGAGGCACGCAAGGCGGCCAGCATCGCCAACGCGGAGGCGGACGCTGAGAAGGCCCGCCTCACGGGTGTCGGCGAAAAGTCGAGGCGATCGGCGCTCGCAGAGGCGGAGGCCATCGAGGGCGCCAAGCGGGGCGAGGCAGAAAAGGCCCGCCGTATCGCGGAGGCGGAGGCCGTCAGGGCTGAGGGTGAGGCCAAGGCCGCCGCGGTCCTCGCGGTCGGCCAGGCCGAGGCGGAGGCGATGGACAAGCGGGCCGAGGCATTCGCGCACTACAACGATGCCGCTGTGCTGCAGATGCTCATCGAGGTGCTCCCGGAGATGGCAGGCAGGATCGCTGCGCCAATGAGCAGCATCGACAAGCTGACCGTGATCTCCTCGGACGGCGCGTCGACTCTCCCGCGTCAGGTCAACGACAACGTGTTGCAGACCATCCAGCTCCTGAAGGACACCACCGGTTTCGACCTGTCGAACCTGATCGACCGGTTCTCGGGCGCCAAGAAGGACGACCAGGAGTCGGACGTCGTCAAGGGCGATCTGGCCTGA
- a CDS encoding NfeD family protein, whose protein sequence is MTTFLTIGAIGVALVLVTLVVGDLLDGLLHLDVLGGDLFSISSLAAFVGAFGFGGAIGLALIDNMLVAVIVGLVVGALAAWGAISLTRALKSGEDAASFRSDSMIGHSGQVITAIPEGGYGEIRISAGGHVRKLSAKATEPVLPGQEVWVSAILSPTAVEVTPTTPELTA, encoded by the coding sequence GTGACGACTTTTCTCACCATCGGGGCCATTGGCGTGGCGCTGGTGCTCGTCACGCTCGTCGTCGGTGACCTCCTCGACGGACTGCTGCATCTCGATGTCCTCGGTGGCGACCTCTTCTCCATCTCCAGCCTCGCCGCCTTCGTCGGCGCCTTCGGCTTCGGCGGCGCCATCGGGCTCGCCCTGATCGACAACATGCTCGTCGCCGTCATCGTCGGACTCGTGGTCGGAGCGCTCGCAGCGTGGGGAGCGATCTCGCTGACCAGGGCACTGAAGTCCGGTGAGGACGCGGCCAGCTTCCGCTCCGATTCGATGATCGGCCACTCCGGCCAGGTGATCACCGCGATCCCCGAGGGCGGCTACGGAGAGATCCGCATCTCGGCCGGGGGCCACGTCCGCAAGTTGAGCGCAAAGGCCACCGAGCCCGTCCTGCCGGGCCAGGAGGTCTGGGTCTCAGCGATCCTCTCCCCCACCGCCGTAGAGGTCACCCCCACCACCCCAGAACTCACCGCCTGA
- a CDS encoding Hsp20/alpha crystallin family protein has protein sequence MARTFDPFRDMDRLFDEVARTASQPGLAMDLYRSGDNFVAEFDLPGVDPSSIDIDIDDRTLTVRAERTSRAGEAEQWLVRERANGTVARQLSLGRGVDSAQIAADYSDGVLTLTIPVAEESKPRKISVQHTQASREIEPDTVKGEVASEDENLSEN, from the coding sequence ATGGCACGCACCTTCGATCCCTTCCGCGACATGGACCGTCTCTTCGATGAGGTCGCCCGGACGGCGTCCCAGCCGGGCCTGGCGATGGACCTCTACCGCAGCGGCGACAATTTCGTGGCCGAGTTCGACCTGCCGGGTGTCGACCCCTCGTCCATCGACATCGACATCGACGACCGGACGCTGACCGTCCGCGCCGAGCGCACCAGCCGCGCGGGCGAGGCCGAGCAGTGGCTCGTCCGCGAGCGCGCGAACGGCACTGTGGCCCGCCAGCTCTCGCTGGGCCGCGGCGTCGACTCGGCGCAAATCGCCGCCGACTACTCCGACGGCGTACTGACGCTCACCATCCCGGTGGCCGAGGAGTCGAAGCCGCGGAAGATCTCCGTGCAACACACGCAGGCCAGCCGAGAGATCGAGCCGGACACGGTCAAGGGCGAGGTCGCCTCCGAGGACGAGAACCTGTCTGAGAACTGA
- a CDS encoding SPFH domain-containing protein: MSNPLVPAPSTDPDGDSVGGHPAGRPVGREGTRVDIQEKKAWYIDGLLAFAVAVVLLGVAVSQVVPATIQLDAGTGGGPQLVLAMLLFILAMVVFSSLTIVSPGDTKVVQFFGRYIGTIRRSGVLMTVPFTTKKKVSVKVRNFETNELKVNDADGNPVTIAAIVVWQVADTAKSVFAVEKYDEFVAVQAESALRHVATTHPYDYAGPGEESLRGSTELVAKELSEEVAARIAMAGLEVVETRISSLAYAPEIAQAMLQRQQASAIIAAREKIVEGAVSMVETALERLESNNVVSRDDKRKAAMVSNLLVVLTGDSRVTPVVNAGTLYN, from the coding sequence ATGAGCAACCCGCTCGTCCCCGCTCCCTCCACCGATCCCGACGGCGACTCCGTCGGTGGTCACCCCGCCGGCCGCCCGGTCGGGCGCGAGGGGACCCGAGTCGACATCCAGGAGAAGAAGGCCTGGTACATCGACGGCCTGCTCGCGTTCGCCGTCGCCGTCGTCCTCCTCGGCGTTGCCGTCTCGCAGGTCGTGCCGGCCACCATCCAGCTCGACGCCGGCACCGGCGGTGGCCCGCAGTTGGTGCTGGCCATGCTCCTGTTCATCCTCGCGATGGTCGTCTTCTCCAGCCTCACCATCGTCAGCCCCGGCGACACGAAGGTGGTCCAGTTCTTCGGCCGCTACATCGGCACCATCCGCCGCTCCGGCGTGCTGATGACAGTGCCGTTCACCACGAAGAAGAAGGTCTCGGTCAAGGTCCGCAACTTCGAGACCAACGAGCTCAAGGTCAACGACGCCGACGGCAACCCCGTCACCATCGCCGCCATCGTGGTGTGGCAGGTGGCCGACACCGCCAAGTCCGTGTTCGCCGTCGAGAAGTACGATGAGTTCGTCGCCGTCCAGGCCGAGTCGGCGCTGCGCCACGTCGCCACCACCCACCCCTACGACTACGCCGGCCCGGGGGAGGAGAGCCTCCGCGGCTCCACAGAGCTCGTCGCCAAGGAACTGTCCGAGGAAGTGGCCGCGCGCATCGCGATGGCCGGCCTCGAGGTGGTGGAGACCCGCATCTCGTCGCTCGCCTACGCCCCCGAGATCGCCCAAGCGATGCTGCAGCGCCAGCAGGCGTCGGCCATCATCGCGGCCCGCGAGAAGATCGTCGAGGGCGCCGTGTCGATGGTGGAGACCGCTCTGGAGCGGCTCGAGTCCAACAACGTCGTCTCCCGGGACGACAAACGCAAGGCCGCCATGGTGTCCAACCTGCTCGTGGTGCTCACCGGTGACTCTCGCGTCACCCCCGTCGTCAACGCGGGCACACTCTACAACTGA
- a CDS encoding DUF3060 domain-containing protein, which produces MLRRCLSLLALLVVGCSAIPEPTVTPSIDAPSVSADGLLDRAAVAAAIDDELDCSSGEVTIDEFDDTVKIVGDCEKVTISGESVLVVAESIGSLRITGYGSVVIARSLDEVRIEPGGQASLVQYEQGAPQVDNRGEMSVVRKAE; this is translated from the coding sequence ATGCTCCGTCGCTGCCTATCGCTGCTCGCCCTGCTTGTCGTGGGCTGCAGTGCCATCCCCGAGCCGACGGTCACGCCGAGCATCGATGCGCCGAGTGTCTCGGCCGACGGGCTGCTTGACCGCGCCGCAGTAGCCGCGGCGATCGACGACGAACTCGACTGCTCGTCCGGAGAGGTGACGATCGACGAGTTCGACGACACGGTCAAGATCGTCGGCGACTGCGAGAAGGTCACCATCAGCGGGGAGTCTGTGCTCGTCGTCGCTGAAAGCATCGGTTCGCTGCGGATCACGGGTTACGGCAGCGTCGTGATCGCACGCAGCCTCGACGAGGTCAGGATCGAGCCCGGAGGGCAGGCATCGCTCGTCCAGTACGAGCAGGGAGCACCGCAGGTGGACAACAGGGGCGAGATGTCGGTGGTGCGGAAGGCCGAATGA
- a CDS encoding ATP-dependent DNA ligase, translated as MVTGNLRQGALDAMVLDAAAKAAGVPLAEIRRAAMLSGSVATAARLALTGGRDALSAVGLQVGRPVLPMLAASEKTVEAAVAKATGGSGGAVAVDAKLDGIRLQVHRDEDVVRLATRTLQDVTARLPEVVEAVLALPVTRCVLDGEAIALDPDGRAMAFQETAARTAADAGTEITTFFFDALHVDGRDLLDEPAHVRFAELERIVPEPLRVARIVTDDAAVAEDFARDMLAAGHEGVVVKNLESPYAAGRRGSAWVKVKPVHTLDLVVLAVERGSGRRKGTLSNIHLGARDPDTGGFVLLGKTFKGMTDAMLAWQTRRFTELSTGDDGWTVSVRPEQVVEIAFDGVQRSRRYPGGVALRFARVLRYRDDKRADEADTIDAVRAFLRT; from the coding sequence GTGGTCACGGGGAACCTGCGACAGGGCGCCCTCGACGCGATGGTGCTCGACGCGGCGGCGAAAGCGGCAGGGGTCCCGCTCGCCGAGATCCGCAGGGCGGCGATGCTCTCCGGCTCTGTCGCGACCGCTGCACGCCTGGCGCTGACCGGCGGCCGGGACGCCCTGAGCGCGGTGGGTCTGCAGGTCGGACGGCCGGTCCTTCCGATGCTGGCCGCCTCCGAGAAGACCGTCGAGGCGGCAGTTGCGAAGGCGACGGGCGGGTCAGGAGGCGCGGTGGCCGTCGACGCGAAGCTCGACGGGATCCGGCTGCAGGTCCATCGCGACGAAGACGTCGTACGGCTGGCCACCCGCACCCTGCAGGACGTGACCGCGCGGCTGCCGGAGGTCGTCGAGGCGGTGCTCGCGCTGCCCGTGACGCGCTGCGTGCTGGACGGGGAGGCCATCGCGCTGGATCCGGACGGAAGAGCGATGGCCTTCCAGGAGACGGCAGCACGCACCGCGGCCGACGCGGGCACCGAGATCACGACATTCTTCTTCGACGCGCTGCATGTCGACGGCCGTGACCTGCTGGACGAGCCCGCCCACGTCAGGTTCGCCGAGCTGGAGCGGATCGTCCCGGAACCGCTGAGGGTGGCCCGGATCGTCACCGACGATGCGGCCGTGGCAGAGGACTTCGCGCGCGACATGCTCGCCGCCGGGCACGAGGGCGTCGTCGTGAAGAACCTGGAGTCGCCCTACGCGGCGGGACGACGCGGATCGGCGTGGGTGAAGGTGAAGCCGGTGCACACGCTCGACCTGGTGGTGCTGGCCGTCGAACGTGGCAGCGGTCGCCGGAAGGGGACCCTTTCCAACATCCACCTCGGCGCCCGGGACCCGGACACGGGCGGCTTCGTGCTGCTCGGCAAGACGTTCAAGGGGATGACCGACGCCATGCTCGCGTGGCAGACGCGGCGCTTCACCGAGCTCTCGACGGGCGACGACGGGTGGACCGTTTCGGTGCGCCCCGAGCAGGTGGTCGAGATCGCCTTCGACGGCGTGCAGCGGTCGCGGCGCTATCCGGGCGGCGTGGCTCTGCGCTTCGCGCGGGTCCTGCGTTACCGGGACGACAAGCGGGCGGACGAGGCCGACACCATCGACGCGGTCCGGGCCTTTCTGCGGACCTGA
- a CDS encoding MFS transporter, giving the protein MIIGFFMILVDSTIVTIAMPHIMSAFGADLNNVIWVTSAYLLAHAVPLLITGRMGDRLGLKTVFIAGLFVFTASSLWCALAGSIEMLILARVVQGLGAALMAPQTMAVIMRTFPPERRGAPMGLWGSVAGLAMLVGPLLGGFLVDAFGWEWIFFINVPVGIAGMVLVAVNVSKLETHSHSFDWLGVALSALGLFLIVFGIQGPRLAGFASFKPLVKGRSTP; this is encoded by the coding sequence ATGATCATCGGCTTCTTCATGATCCTGGTCGACTCGACGATCGTCACGATCGCGATGCCGCACATCATGAGCGCCTTCGGGGCCGACCTGAACAACGTGATCTGGGTAACGAGCGCCTACCTCCTCGCCCACGCGGTCCCGCTGCTGATCACCGGGCGGATGGGCGACCGGCTCGGCCTCAAGACCGTCTTCATCGCGGGGCTCTTCGTGTTCACCGCGTCGTCGCTGTGGTGCGCTCTGGCGGGCAGCATCGAGATGCTGATCCTCGCCCGCGTCGTTCAGGGGCTCGGCGCGGCGCTGATGGCTCCGCAGACGATGGCCGTGATCATGCGGACCTTCCCACCAGAGCGCCGCGGCGCGCCGATGGGGCTGTGGGGAAGCGTCGCGGGCCTCGCCATGCTGGTCGGTCCGCTGCTCGGCGGTTTCCTCGTCGACGCCTTCGGCTGGGAGTGGATCTTCTTCATCAACGTGCCGGTCGGGATCGCGGGCATGGTCCTCGTCGCAGTCAATGTGTCGAAGTTGGAGACGCACAGCCATTCGTTCGACTGGCTCGGCGTCGCCCTGAGCGCACTCGGGCTCTTCCTGATCGTCTTCGGCATCCAGGGCCCGCGGCTGGCAGGCTTTGCGTCATTCAAACCCCTTGTGAAGGGCCGGTCAACCCCCTGA
- a CDS encoding MBL fold metallo-hydrolase RNA specificity domain-containing protein has product MITGYQAVGTRGRQLEDGAHTVKINGRYVPVRAEIVRDREFSVHGDRSDLLDWLKALDPAPKIVFVVHGEPQVAASFATDIEQELGYPAVVPHHGEVVSLDVP; this is encoded by the coding sequence GTGATCACCGGCTACCAGGCGGTCGGAACCCGCGGGCGCCAACTCGAGGACGGGGCGCACACCGTCAAGATCAACGGTCGCTACGTCCCGGTCAGGGCCGAGATCGTGCGCGACAGGGAGTTCTCGGTCCACGGCGACCGGTCCGACCTGCTCGACTGGCTCAAGGCCCTCGATCCCGCCCCGAAGATCGTCTTCGTCGTGCACGGCGAGCCGCAGGTCGCCGCGTCGTTCGCCACCGACATCGAACAGGAACTCGGCTACCCAGCCGTCGTGCCGCACCACGGAGAGGTGGTCAGCCTCGACGTCCCCTAG
- a CDS encoding MBL fold metallo-hydrolase — protein MSAPTLTFLGASGTVTGSKYLLTIGETRLLVDAGMFQGEKQWRNRNREPFPVDPASIDAILLTHAHADHSSYLPALVKHGFSGPIYATEASIRLAEIVLRDSGKLQEQATDDAVRGGWSKHDNPEALYTTADVEATLPLFRAVEWNTNIDVEGVAWARWARSAHILGSASIHVEAGPYSVLFSGDLGRHDHPILRDRETPEGADVVLCESTYGDREHPEPEVAHEIFADAIRRTIDRGGQVVVPAFAIDRTETVLHALVQMRREGRIPDVPVVVDGPMSLAALDVYRDSHDELHDDITVADFTGLNLTETRRGAESRKLNRRRDPMIIISSSGMAEGGRVL, from the coding sequence ATGAGCGCACCAACCCTGACTTTTCTCGGCGCCTCAGGCACCGTCACCGGATCCAAGTACCTCCTGACCATCGGCGAGACCCGGCTGCTGGTCGACGCGGGCATGTTCCAGGGCGAGAAGCAGTGGCGCAACCGCAACCGCGAACCGTTCCCCGTCGACCCGGCCTCGATCGACGCGATCCTGCTCACCCACGCCCACGCTGACCACTCGTCCTACCTGCCCGCCCTTGTCAAGCACGGCTTCTCCGGACCGATCTACGCGACCGAGGCCTCGATCCGATTGGCGGAGATCGTGCTGCGCGACTCGGGAAAGCTGCAGGAACAGGCGACCGACGACGCCGTGCGCGGTGGCTGGTCCAAGCACGACAACCCGGAGGCGCTGTACACCACCGCGGATGTCGAGGCGACCCTCCCCCTGTTCCGCGCCGTCGAGTGGAACACCAACATCGACGTCGAAGGCGTCGCCTGGGCGCGCTGGGCGCGCTCGGCCCACATCCTCGGATCGGCGAGCATCCATGTCGAGGCCGGCCCGTACAGCGTGCTGTTCTCCGGTGATCTGGGCCGCCACGATCACCCGATCCTCAGGGACAGGGAGACCCCGGAGGGAGCCGATGTCGTCCTCTGCGAGTCGACCTACGGCGACCGCGAGCATCCCGAGCCGGAGGTCGCGCACGAGATCTTCGCCGACGCGATCCGCCGGACCATCGATCGCGGGGGACAGGTCGTCGTGCCCGCCTTCGCCATCGACCGGACGGAGACGGTGCTGCACGCGCTGGTCCAGATGCGACGCGAGGGGCGGATCCCCGATGTGCCGGTGGTCGTCGACGGCCCCATGTCGCTCGCCGCGCTCGACGTCTACCGCGACTCGCACGACGAACTGCACGACGACATCACCGTGGCCGACTTCACCGGCCTCAACCTGACCGAGACCCGCAGGGGGGCCGAGTCGCGCAAGCTGAACCGTCGCCGCGATCCGATGATCATCATCTCCTCCTCGGGGATGGCCGAGGGGGGCCGCGTGCTCTAG